In the genome of Deinococcus humi, the window AATTCGCCGACATCGTGGTCTTGAATAAAACCGATCTGGCCGCATCCGACGATGTGCAGCGACTCCGCGAACTGGTAGGTATCACCAATCCGCGCGCCCGCCTGCTGGCCGCCCAGCAGGGTCAGGTGGCTGTGGAAGACGTGCTGGACGTGGAGCTGTTTGACTTTGATCAGGCCAGCCAGATGGACGCCTGGATGGCCGAGCTGGAAAAGAAACACACACCCGAAAGCGAGACCTGCGGCCTGGGTACCCATATTTACCGCGCCGCTCAACCCTTTGATTCGGCGGCCCTTCAGCGTGTGCTGATGGGCGGTTTGCCCCGAAACGTGATTCGCAGTAAGGGCTGGGTCAATCTGGGCGACGGTCTGGCTACGCTGTGGAATCACACTGGGCGGCAACTGGCTCTGGAAGGCGCCGGCGAGTGGCATGACCCGGCAGGGGCGTTTAGCGAGATCGTGTTTATCGGACGTGATCTGGACGGAGCCGAGCTTGACCGGCTGCTGGAGAGGGCCATTTCGCACTGACCTCCACCGTCCTTTCCTTCTCCGCTTCTCTACAAAGGAGTTTCTAATGAGCCGTGAATGTTATCTGACAGGCAAGAAGAATCTGGTGGTCAACCGTGTGATCCGTCGTGGCAGGGCGCGGGCGGCGGGCGGCGTGGGCCGCAAGGTCACCGGTGTCAGCAGGCGGGTGCAGAAGGCCAACCTGCAAAAACGCACCATCCGCGAGCACGGCGTGACCAAGACGGTCTGGCTCAGCGCCCACGCCTTGCGCACCCTGGTGCGCGGTGGCTTTCCTCAAGTGGAATTGATGTGAAGGGCCTGATCCTGACCAGCCTGCTGGGTCTCGGAAGCGCCCAGGCGGCCTCCCTGCAAGTCAGCGTGTCCAACAGTATCCTGTCCGATCTGGTGCGGAATGTGGGCGGAGAGCGCATGAGCATCAACGAAATTGTTCCCACTGGAGTCGATCCACATACCTTTCAACCCTCGGCCAGCG includes:
- the rpmB gene encoding 50S ribosomal protein L28; translated protein: MSRECYLTGKKNLVVNRVIRRGRARAAGGVGRKVTGVSRRVQKANLQKRTIREHGVTKTVWLSAHALRTLVRGGFPQVELM